Below is a genomic region from Candidatus Binatia bacterium.
TCTCTTCGTCAACGAGGCGGCGCTCGTAAAGGCGATCCTCGTGACGCAGCAGCACGCGTTTTCGAAGTCACTCGGAACGCGCGTCCTCCGGTTGCTGCTGGGCGAAGGACTGCTGACCAGCGAGGATCCGCTCCACCGCCAGATGCGGCGCATCGTGCAGCCGGCGTTTCATCGCGAGCGTATCGCCGAATACGCCCACGCGATGGAGCGCGACGCAAACGAGTTCGCGGACGGACTGAACGACGGACGGACGCTCGACGCGCACGCCGCCATGACGGCGCTGACGTTGCGCATCGCCACCGAAACGCTCTTCGGCAGCGACGAGAGCGACGCCGCGCGCGTCGTCGGCGACGCGCTGCGGCTGATGATGGGTCAGTTTCCCTACATGCTGACACCGATCGGCTCGCTGCGCTCGCGCTTGCCGTTCCGCAAGACGCGCCAATTTTGGCATGCCCGTGCGACGCTCGATGCGATCATGTTCGAGCTCATCGCACGACGCCGCCGAGACGGAAGCGAACGCACCGACGCGCTCTCGCTGCTTCTCGCCGCGCGCGCCGACGACACGGGCTATCGTCCCGCGGACTCCCAACTCCGCGACGAGATCATGACGCTGTTCATCGCCGGTCACGAAACGACGGCCAACGCACTTACGTGGGCGCTCGTCCTCCTGGCGCAGCATCCGGGAATCGACGATCGGCTCGCCGCGGCGGCTCGTGACGGCGATCGCGCGTACATCGTGCGCACCGTCAAGGAGGTGCTGCGGCTTTATCCGCCCGCCTGGATCATCGGCCGCGAGACGCTGCGCGACGTCACGCTGAACGGCGGCGTCGCGATCCCAGAGCGCACAACCGTCTTCTTCGCGCCGCTGATGCTGCACCGCCGGCCGGACCTCTTTCCCTATCCGGATCGCTTCGATCCCGATCGCTGGCACGGTTCCGAGCCGCCGCCGTTTGCCTACGTACCGTTCGGCGGCGGCGCGCGCCGCTGCATCGGCGAAGAATTCGCGCTTGCGGAGATCGCGATCGTGCTGACGTCACTGGTCTCGCGTTGGCGCTTCACGCTGGCGCCGGGTGCGTCGACTCGAACGGCGCCGCTCGTGACGCTGCGCCCCGCCGGCCCCGTATTGATGAACGTCGCTAGGCGCGTTTAGGACATGACGAGACGGCGGTTGGTTCCCCGGCGCGATTCTGAAACGTCTGCACCCAGCAGTTTCCGGTGAGCGAGCAGTAACAGAGCGCGATCCCGAGATGCTTGACCTCCGGGCTCAGGTAGTGCACCAAGAGGTCGCCGTCGGCTTCAAAAAGCGTGTGCTGGCTGTTCGCAGGGATGACCATGCCCGCCGTGGGCGTGCTCGTCGAGATGCGCAGCTTCGCTCCGGAACGCAGAGCGGCGCGTGACCTGGCGGTTATCTGCGGCTCTCTCCGAGCTATCTCCACCAGGATGTTTTCAAGCGACGGCTCGGCCTTACCGTCCCACGTGAGGTTCACCGAGCGGACGATCGCGGGGCCCAAACCGTCGTTGCG
It encodes:
- a CDS encoding cytochrome P450, with protein sequence MIPGPSRWATIRGLLPVPFERFPTFLRDITARYGNVVAFALPWRSYLFVNEAALVKAILVTQQHAFSKSLGTRVLRLLLGEGLLTSEDPLHRQMRRIVQPAFHRERIAEYAHAMERDANEFADGLNDGRTLDAHAAMTALTLRIATETLFGSDESDAARVVGDALRLMMGQFPYMLTPIGSLRSRLPFRKTRQFWHARATLDAIMFELIARRRRDGSERTDALSLLLAARADDTGYRPADSQLRDEIMTLFIAGHETTANALTWALVLLAQHPGIDDRLAAAARDGDRAYIVRTVKEVLRLYPPAWIIGRETLRDVTLNGGVAIPERTTVFFAPLMLHRRPDLFPYPDRFDPDRWHGSEPPPFAYVPFGGGARRCIGEEFALAEIAIVLTSLVSRWRFTLAPGASTRTAPLVTLRPAGPVLMNVARRV